A genome region from Camelina sativa cultivar DH55 chromosome 10, Cs, whole genome shotgun sequence includes the following:
- the LOC104718282 gene encoding transcription initiation factor IIE subunit beta gives MALKEQLNKFNKQQEKCQSTLSSIASSRERSGTSSRQPVPLPAAITQKKPDAAPVQFSKNTEQLQYINSIKKSPVGAQIKRVIDLLFETRLALTPEQIKERCHVDMHSNKAVFDSLSKNPKAHYDGRRFSYKATHDVKDKSQLRSLVYKYLDGIAVVDLKDAYPNVMEDLKALSESKDIFLISNSQEDIAYPNDFKCEIAVDDEFKSLFRDIDIPNDMLDVEKELLKIGLKPATNTAERRAAAQIHGISNKSKDKKKKKQEISKRTKLTNAHLPELFKSLNASSSRN, from the exons aTGGCTCTAAAGGAGCAGCTAAATAAGTTCAACAAACAGCAAGAGAAATGTCAATCTACGCTTTCGAGCATCGCTTCTTCAAGAGAAAGATCGGGGACTTCGTCGAGGCAGCCCGTGCCTCTTCCTGCTGCAATCACTCAGAAGAAGCCTGATGCTGCTCCTGTCCAGTTTTCAAAAAACACCGAGCAACTTCAGTATATTAACAGCATTAAAAAATCTCCTGTTGGTGCTCAAATCAAGCGTGTCATTGATCTTCTCTTTGAG ACAAGGCTAGCCTTAACGCCAGagcaaataaaagaaagatgtcaTGTTGATATGCATTCCAATAAGGCTGTTTTTGATAGTTTGAGTAAGAATCCTAAAGCACATTATGACGGAAGAAGGTTCTCTTACAAG GCTACGCACGATGTCAAGGACAAGAGCCAGCTTCGTTCGTTGGTGTATAAATACCTTGATGGGATTGCAGTCGTTGATCTCAAAGACGCTTACCCGAATGTTATGGAGGATTTAAAG GCTCTGAGTGAATCGAAGGACATCTTTTTGATATCAAATTCACAAGAGGACATTGCGTACCCAAATGATTTCAAGTGTGAGATTGCGGTTGATGACGAATTCAAATCTCTGTTCCGTGACATAGATATCCCGAACGACATGCTTGACGTGGAGAAGGAGCTGCTGAAGATAGGTTTGAAGCCGGCTACAAACACTGCGGAGAGGAGAGCTGCTGCACAGATCCATGGCATATCAAATAAATCgaaggataagaagaagaagaaacaagagatcaGCAAGAGGACCAAACTCACCAATGCCCATCTACCGGAGCTCTTCAAGAGCCTTAACGCCAGCAGTTCCCGGAACTGA
- the LOC104718281 gene encoding ribonuclease H2 subunit B-like isoform X1, whose protein sequence is MSSSSTVWWEGAEKTRVLIAPDSGCGGNKPGELLTLRHPKSENGTCYFFSNGMLQELQWFKQSYGSWLLGDYISEDGSLYMATPVDPVFILLPIFDEARMKKGEDLGKFRQLDEILFVEGYPGYQQLLPVAEKCMDIVCQTQEVGSMKFYRLDNSKVLAWLSCKAYCLRRTLPELDKNYAAQDEKQTLVDAVSIVGEYLRTEPWLKLLYDHLGLEFVDPTMKETNMENLSTANENNTSSSNSLQEKAKKKPGKQTKQAQVETGSKNIRDMFSRACKKKC, encoded by the exons ATGAGCTCTTCTTCTACTGTTTGGTGGGAAGGAGCTGAGAAGACACGAGTTCTTATCGCTCCAG ATTCAGGTTGTGGCGGAAACAAACCCGGAGAACTGCTGACACTTCGCCATCCAAAATCAG AAAATGGAACATGCTACTTTTTTAGTAATGGGATGCTTCAAGAACTTCAATGGTTTAAGCAATCTTATGGTTCTTGGCTCCTGGGAGATTACATTTCTGAGG ATGGAAGCTTATATATGGCCACTCCAGTTGATCCTGTTTTCATCTTGTTGCCTATTTTTGACGAAGCAAGAATGAAG AAAGGTGAAGATCTTGGAAAGTTCAGGCAACTGGATGAGATTTTATTTGTGGAAGGATATCCTGGATATCAACAACTTCTGCCTGTTGCAGAGAAGTGTATGGACATTGTTTGTCAAACTCAAG AGGTTGGATCTATGAAATTCTATCGGCTTGATAACTCGAAAGTTTTAGCTTGGTTAAGTTGTAAG GCGTACTGTTTAAGGAGGACACTACCAGAATTGGACAAGAACTATGCAGCTCAAGATGAGAAACAAACAT TGGTAGATGCCGTTTCAATTGTGGGAGAGTACCTGAGGACAGAGCCTTGGTTGAAGCTTCTCTATGACCATCTTGG GCTGGAGTTTGTTGACCCGacaatgaaagaaacaaatatggAGAATCTTTCAACTGCAAATGAGAATAACACGTCATCCTCAAATTCATTGCAG gagaaagcaaaaaagaagcCTGGAAAACAGACGAAGCAAGCACAGGTAGAGACTGGATCAAAGAACATAAGGGATATGTTTTCAAGGGCTTGCAAGAAAAAATGCTGA
- the LOC104718281 gene encoding ribonuclease H2 subunit B-like isoform X2, with product MSSSSTVWWEGAEKTRVLIAPGCGGNKPGELLTLRHPKSENGTCYFFSNGMLQELQWFKQSYGSWLLGDYISEDGSLYMATPVDPVFILLPIFDEARMKKGEDLGKFRQLDEILFVEGYPGYQQLLPVAEKCMDIVCQTQEVGSMKFYRLDNSKVLAWLSCKAYCLRRTLPELDKNYAAQDEKQTLVDAVSIVGEYLRTEPWLKLLYDHLGLEFVDPTMKETNMENLSTANENNTSSSNSLQEKAKKKPGKQTKQAQVETGSKNIRDMFSRACKKKC from the exons ATGAGCTCTTCTTCTACTGTTTGGTGGGAAGGAGCTGAGAAGACACGAGTTCTTATCGCTCCAG GTTGTGGCGGAAACAAACCCGGAGAACTGCTGACACTTCGCCATCCAAAATCAG AAAATGGAACATGCTACTTTTTTAGTAATGGGATGCTTCAAGAACTTCAATGGTTTAAGCAATCTTATGGTTCTTGGCTCCTGGGAGATTACATTTCTGAGG ATGGAAGCTTATATATGGCCACTCCAGTTGATCCTGTTTTCATCTTGTTGCCTATTTTTGACGAAGCAAGAATGAAG AAAGGTGAAGATCTTGGAAAGTTCAGGCAACTGGATGAGATTTTATTTGTGGAAGGATATCCTGGATATCAACAACTTCTGCCTGTTGCAGAGAAGTGTATGGACATTGTTTGTCAAACTCAAG AGGTTGGATCTATGAAATTCTATCGGCTTGATAACTCGAAAGTTTTAGCTTGGTTAAGTTGTAAG GCGTACTGTTTAAGGAGGACACTACCAGAATTGGACAAGAACTATGCAGCTCAAGATGAGAAACAAACAT TGGTAGATGCCGTTTCAATTGTGGGAGAGTACCTGAGGACAGAGCCTTGGTTGAAGCTTCTCTATGACCATCTTGG GCTGGAGTTTGTTGACCCGacaatgaaagaaacaaatatggAGAATCTTTCAACTGCAAATGAGAATAACACGTCATCCTCAAATTCATTGCAG gagaaagcaaaaaagaagcCTGGAAAACAGACGAAGCAAGCACAGGTAGAGACTGGATCAAAGAACATAAGGGATATGTTTTCAAGGGCTTGCAAGAAAAAATGCTGA